A region from the Mucilaginibacter sp. CSA2-8R genome encodes:
- the accD gene encoding acetyl-CoA carboxylase, carboxyltransferase subunit beta, whose amino-acid sequence MAWFKRESKGITTSTEDKKEAPDGVWNKCPNCKRPLHYTEQVENQYVCHYCGFHLRIGSKEYFSILFDNNEFTELFANLRSGDPLEFVDTKRYSDRLTDTIAKTGLKDAIRAAHGFVDGQPLMVACMDFNFIGGSMGSVVGEKIARSIDYSIEHKIPFLMISKSGGARMMEAAFSLMQMAKTSAKLALLAKARIPYISLLTDPTTGGVTASYAMLGDINIAEPGALIGFAGPRVIKETIKKDLPKGFQTAEFLQEHGFLDFIVDRREMKEKLASFLKMMAN is encoded by the coding sequence ATGGCGTGGTTTAAAAGAGAATCAAAAGGTATTACTACCTCTACCGAGGATAAAAAAGAAGCGCCGGATGGTGTGTGGAACAAGTGCCCGAATTGTAAAAGACCGCTGCATTACACTGAGCAGGTCGAAAACCAATATGTTTGCCACTATTGCGGCTTTCATTTACGCATTGGTTCTAAAGAGTATTTTTCAATACTCTTTGACAATAATGAGTTTACCGAACTGTTTGCCAACCTAAGATCTGGCGACCCGCTGGAGTTTGTAGATACTAAAAGATACAGCGACCGGCTTACAGACACGATTGCTAAAACCGGTTTAAAAGATGCTATCCGTGCCGCGCATGGTTTTGTTGACGGCCAGCCGTTGATGGTAGCCTGCATGGATTTTAATTTTATTGGCGGCTCCATGGGATCGGTAGTGGGCGAAAAAATTGCCCGGTCTATTGATTACAGTATCGAGCACAAGATACCGTTTTTGATGATTTCTAAATCTGGCGGTGCTCGCATGATGGAAGCTGCATTTTCGTTAATGCAAATGGCTAAAACATCTGCCAAACTGGCTTTATTAGCTAAAGCACGGATACCCTATATTTCGCTACTAACCGACCCAACCACTGGCGGTGTAACTGCATCATATGCCATGTTAGGCGATATCAATATTGCCGAGCCCGGCGCGCTGATTGGCTTTGCCGGCCCACGGGTAATTAAAGAAACCATTAAGAAAGACTTACCTAAAGGCTTTCAAACCGCAGAATTTTTGCAGGAGCATGGCTTTTTAGATTTCATTGTTGATCGTCGCGAAATGAAAGAAAAACTGGCATCATTTTTAAAGATGATGGCTAACTAA